One Camelus ferus isolate YT-003-E chromosome 21, BCGSAC_Cfer_1.0, whole genome shotgun sequence genomic region harbors:
- the LOC102509603 gene encoding N-acetylgalactosamine-6-sulfatase isoform X4, giving the protein MAAVAAATRWQLLLVLSAAGLGVTLAPQPPNILLLLMDDMGWGDLGVYGEPSRETPNLDQMAAEGMLFPNFYAANPLCSPSRAALLTGRLPIRTGFYTSNGHARNAYTPQEVVGGIPDSEHLLPELLRTAGYASKIVGKWHLGHRPQFHPLKHGFDEWFGSPNCHFGPYDNKARPNIPVYRDWEMVGRYYEEFPINLRTGEANLTEIYVQEALDFIKGQQAARRPFFLYWAVDATHAPVYASRPFLGSSQRGRYGDAVREIDAGIGRVLRLLQDLGVAENTFVFFTSDNGAALISAPKQELDLTTAAPGHLPGEPSPGVVNLNLRPDSGWSFISTTVSVPQNSSSPTSDGPGREPGGQTCPEGGSNGPFLCGKQTTFEGGMREPAIAWWPGRIPAGQVSHQLGSIMDLFTTSLSVAGLEPPSDRAIDGLDLLPAMLQGRLMDRPIFYYRGNTLMAVTLGQYKAHFWTWTNSWEEFRQGVDFCPGQNISGVTTHTQEEHTKLPLIFHLGRDPGERYPLSVASTEYLDALHRITSVVQQHQETLVPGQPQLNVCNQAVMAAAQHSRSGPLRARPSPLRPVRAPAPSHRAAAQSRPAREGRKNARGCGGETGGPRPRAWPCPPSCAGAEPPSPPGPAPHADARLPSAEPAPRVRDTCGATMADPELQLVARRIRSFPDFPIPGVLFRDISPLLKDPDSFRASISLLANHLKKAHGGRIDYIAGLDSRGFLFGPSLAQELGLGCVLIRKRGKLPGPTVSTSYALEYGKAELEIQRDALEPGQKVVVVDDLLATGASPCLPCQGPCAQPVNCSASCRPRC; this is encoded by the exons ATGGCGGCGGTTGCTGCGGCGACGAGGTGGCAGCTGCTGCTGGTGCTGAGCGCCGCGGGGCTGGGGGTCACGCTTGCCCCGCAGCCGCCCAACATCCTGCTCCTGCTCATGGACGAT ATGGGGTGGGGCGACCTGGGGGTGTATGGAGAGCCTTCCCGAGAGACCCCGAATTTGGATCAGATGGCAGCGGAAGGGATGCTCTTCCCGAACTTCTACGCAGCCAACCCCCTGTGCTCGCCAT CCAGGGCGGCTCTGCTCACCGGACGCCTGCCCATCCGCACCGGCTTCTACACCAGCAACGGGCACGCCAGGAATG CCTACACGCCGCAGGAGGTGGTGGGTGGCATCCCCGACTCGGAGCACCTGCTGCCGGAGCTGCTGAGGACGGCCGGCTACGCCAGCAAGATTGTGGGCAAATG GCACCTGGGCCATAGGCCTCAGTTCCACCCCCTGAAGCATGGATTTGACGAGTGGTTCGGGTCCCCCAACTGTCACTTTGGTCCTTACGACAACAAGGCCCGGCCCAACATCCCCGTGTACCGGGACTGGGAGATGGTCGGCAG ATATTACGAAGAATTCCCAATTAACCTGAGGACTGGGGAAGCCAACCTTACGGAGATCTACGTCCAG GAGGCGCTGGATTTCATCAAGGGGCAGCAGGCCGCTCGCCGCCCCTTCTTTCTCTACTGGGCCGTCGACGCCACACACGCACCTGTTTACGCCTCCAGGCCcttcctgggctccagccagCGTGGGCG gtACGGGGATGCGGTCCGGGAGATTGACGCCGGCATCGGGAGGGTCCTGCGCCTCCTGCAGGACCTGGGGGTCGCGGAGAACACGTTTGTCTTCTTCACATCTGACAACGGCGCAGCTCTCATCTCCGCACCCAAACAAG AGCTCGACCTTACAACCGCAGCTCCAGGGCATTTGCCTGGCGAGCCATCCCCAGGTGTTGTGAACTTGAACTTGAGGCCTGACTCAGGCTGGTCCTTCATCTCCACGACAGTCTCGGTGCCTCAGAATTCCAGCAGCCCCACCTCTGATGGGCCGGGCAGGGAGCCAGGTGGACAAACATGTCCCGAGG GTGGCAGCAATGGGCCCTTCCTGTGTGGGAAGCAGACCACGTTTGAAGGCGGAATGAGGGAGCCTGCGATCGCGTGGTGGCCTGGCCGCATCCCTGCTGGCCAG GTGAGCCACCAGCTGGGCAGCATCATGGACCTCTTCACCACCAGCCTGTCTGTCGCAGGCCTGGAGCCACCCAGTGACAGGGCCATCGACGGCCTGGACCTCCTCCCGGCCATGCTGCAGGGCCGGCTGATGGACAG GCCGATATTCTATTACCGCGGCAACACGTTGATGGCGGTCACCCTCGGCCAGTACAAGGCCCACTTCTGGACCTGGACCAACTCCTGGGAGGAGTTCAGACAG GGCGTTGATTTCTGCCCCGGACAGAACATCTCAGGGGTCACCACCCACACACAGGAAGAGCACACGAAGCTGCCCCTGATCTTCCATCTGGGACGAGACCCAGGGGAGAGGTACCCCCTCAG CGTTGCCAGCACCGAGTACCTGGACGCCCTTCATAGAATCACCTCCGTCGTCCAGCAGCACCAGGAGACCTTGGTCCCCGGACAGCCCCAGCTCAACGTGTGCAACCAGGCGGTCATG GCCGCTGCACAGCACTCCCGCTCGGGACCGCTCCGAGCCCGGCCGAGCCCCCTGCGCCCCGTGCGCGCGCCGGCGCCCTCGCACCGCGCTGCAGCTCAGTCAAGACCCGCccgggagggaaggaagaacgCGCGAGGCTGCGGCGGG GAGACGGGtgggccccgcccccgggcctggccctgcccaccctcctgcGCAGGCGCGGAGCCTCCGAgtccgcccggccccgccccccacGCAGACGCCCGGCTGCCGAGCGCAGAGCCCGCCCCTCGTGTCCGAGACACGTGCGGAGCCACGATGGCTGACCCCGAGCTGCAGCTGGTGGCGCGGCGCATCCGCAGCTTCCCCGACTTCCCCATCCCGGGCGTGCTGTTCAG GGACATCTCGCCCCTTCTGAAGGACCCCGACTCCTTCCGCGCCTCCATCAGCCTCCTGGCGAATCACCTGAAAAAGGCCCACGGCGGCAGGATCGACTACATCGCGG GCCTAGACTCCCGTGGCTTCCTGTTTGGTCCCTCCctggcccaggagctgggctTGGGCTGCGTTCTCATCCGAAAGCGAGGGAAGCTGCCAGGCCCCACTGTGTCCACCTCATACGCCCTGGAATATGGGAAG GCTGAGCTGGAAATCCAGAGAGACGCCCTGGAACCTGGACAGAAGGTGGTGGTTGTGGATGATCTGCTGGCCACTGGTG cctcacCCTGTCTCCCCTGCCAGGGACCATGCGCGCAGCCTGTGAACTGCTCGGCCAGCTGCAGGCCGAGGTGCTAG
- the LOC102509603 gene encoding N-acetylgalactosamine-6-sulfatase isoform X6, which produces MAAVAAATRWQLLLVLSAAGLGVTLAPQPPNILLLLMDDMGWGDLGVYGEPSRETPNLDQMAAEGMLFPNFYAANPLCSPSRAALLTGRLPIRTGFYTSNGHARNAYTPQEVVGGIPDSEHLLPELLRTAGYASKIVGKWHLGHRPQFHPLKHGFDEWFGSPNCHFGPYDNKARPNIPVYRDWEMVGRYYEEFPINLRTGEANLTEIYVQEALDFIKGQQAARRPFFLYWAVDATHAPVYASRPFLGSSQRGRYGDAVREIDAGIGRVLRLLQDLGVAENTFVFFTSDNGAALISAPKQELDLTTAAPGHLPGEPSPGVVNLNLRPDSGWSFISTTVSVPQNSSSPTSDGPGREPGGQTCPEGGSNGPFLCGKQTTFEGGMREPAIAWWPGRIPAGQVSHQLGSIMDLFTTSLSVAGLEPPSDRAIDGLDLLPAMLQGRLMDRPIFYYRGNTLMAVTLGQYKAHFWTWTNSWEEFRQGVDFCPGQNISGVTTHTQEEHTKLPLIFHLGRDPGERYPLSVASTEYLDALHRITSVVQQHQETLVPGQPQLNVCNQAVMAAAQHSRSGPLRARPSPLRPVRAPAPSHRAAAQSRPAREGRKNARGCGGETGGPRPRAWPCPPSCAGAEPPSPPGPAPHADARLPSAEPAPRVRDTCGATMADPELQLVARRIRSFPDFPIPGVLFRLSWKSRETPWNLDRRWWLWMICWPLVVRVSPKQRSLLGLGEFVLAHVRGRSLPPLPSPASPCLPCQGPCAQPVNCSASCRPRC; this is translated from the exons ATGGCGGCGGTTGCTGCGGCGACGAGGTGGCAGCTGCTGCTGGTGCTGAGCGCCGCGGGGCTGGGGGTCACGCTTGCCCCGCAGCCGCCCAACATCCTGCTCCTGCTCATGGACGAT ATGGGGTGGGGCGACCTGGGGGTGTATGGAGAGCCTTCCCGAGAGACCCCGAATTTGGATCAGATGGCAGCGGAAGGGATGCTCTTCCCGAACTTCTACGCAGCCAACCCCCTGTGCTCGCCAT CCAGGGCGGCTCTGCTCACCGGACGCCTGCCCATCCGCACCGGCTTCTACACCAGCAACGGGCACGCCAGGAATG CCTACACGCCGCAGGAGGTGGTGGGTGGCATCCCCGACTCGGAGCACCTGCTGCCGGAGCTGCTGAGGACGGCCGGCTACGCCAGCAAGATTGTGGGCAAATG GCACCTGGGCCATAGGCCTCAGTTCCACCCCCTGAAGCATGGATTTGACGAGTGGTTCGGGTCCCCCAACTGTCACTTTGGTCCTTACGACAACAAGGCCCGGCCCAACATCCCCGTGTACCGGGACTGGGAGATGGTCGGCAG ATATTACGAAGAATTCCCAATTAACCTGAGGACTGGGGAAGCCAACCTTACGGAGATCTACGTCCAG GAGGCGCTGGATTTCATCAAGGGGCAGCAGGCCGCTCGCCGCCCCTTCTTTCTCTACTGGGCCGTCGACGCCACACACGCACCTGTTTACGCCTCCAGGCCcttcctgggctccagccagCGTGGGCG gtACGGGGATGCGGTCCGGGAGATTGACGCCGGCATCGGGAGGGTCCTGCGCCTCCTGCAGGACCTGGGGGTCGCGGAGAACACGTTTGTCTTCTTCACATCTGACAACGGCGCAGCTCTCATCTCCGCACCCAAACAAG AGCTCGACCTTACAACCGCAGCTCCAGGGCATTTGCCTGGCGAGCCATCCCCAGGTGTTGTGAACTTGAACTTGAGGCCTGACTCAGGCTGGTCCTTCATCTCCACGACAGTCTCGGTGCCTCAGAATTCCAGCAGCCCCACCTCTGATGGGCCGGGCAGGGAGCCAGGTGGACAAACATGTCCCGAGG GTGGCAGCAATGGGCCCTTCCTGTGTGGGAAGCAGACCACGTTTGAAGGCGGAATGAGGGAGCCTGCGATCGCGTGGTGGCCTGGCCGCATCCCTGCTGGCCAG GTGAGCCACCAGCTGGGCAGCATCATGGACCTCTTCACCACCAGCCTGTCTGTCGCAGGCCTGGAGCCACCCAGTGACAGGGCCATCGACGGCCTGGACCTCCTCCCGGCCATGCTGCAGGGCCGGCTGATGGACAG GCCGATATTCTATTACCGCGGCAACACGTTGATGGCGGTCACCCTCGGCCAGTACAAGGCCCACTTCTGGACCTGGACCAACTCCTGGGAGGAGTTCAGACAG GGCGTTGATTTCTGCCCCGGACAGAACATCTCAGGGGTCACCACCCACACACAGGAAGAGCACACGAAGCTGCCCCTGATCTTCCATCTGGGACGAGACCCAGGGGAGAGGTACCCCCTCAG CGTTGCCAGCACCGAGTACCTGGACGCCCTTCATAGAATCACCTCCGTCGTCCAGCAGCACCAGGAGACCTTGGTCCCCGGACAGCCCCAGCTCAACGTGTGCAACCAGGCGGTCATG GCCGCTGCACAGCACTCCCGCTCGGGACCGCTCCGAGCCCGGCCGAGCCCCCTGCGCCCCGTGCGCGCGCCGGCGCCCTCGCACCGCGCTGCAGCTCAGTCAAGACCCGCccgggagggaaggaagaacgCGCGAGGCTGCGGCGGG GAGACGGGtgggccccgcccccgggcctggccctgcccaccctcctgcGCAGGCGCGGAGCCTCCGAgtccgcccggccccgccccccacGCAGACGCCCGGCTGCCGAGCGCAGAGCCCGCCCCTCGTGTCCGAGACACGTGCGGAGCCACGATGGCTGACCCCGAGCTGCAGCTGGTGGCGCGGCGCATCCGCAGCTTCCCCGACTTCCCCATCCCGGGCGTGCTGTTCAG GCTGAGCTGGAAATCCAGAGAGACGCCCTGGAACCTGGACAGAAGGTGGTGGTTGTGGATGATCTGCTGGCCACTGGTGGTGAGAGTCTCCCCCAAGCAAAGAAgcctgctggggttgggggagtttGTCTTGGCACATGTGAGAGGTCGGTCCCTGccacctcttccttccccagcctcacCCTGTCTCCCCTGCCAGGGACCATGCGCGCAGCCTGTGAACTGCTCGGCCAGCTGCAGGCCGAGGTGCTAG
- the LOC102509603 gene encoding N-acetylgalactosamine-6-sulfatase isoform X7, translating into MAAVAAATRWQLLLVLSAAGLGVTLAPQPPNILLLLMDDMGWGDLGVYGEPSRETPNLDQMAAEGMLFPNFYAANPLCSPSRAALLTGRLPIRTGFYTSNGHARNAYTPQEVVGGIPDSEHLLPELLRTAGYASKIVGKWHLGHRPQFHPLKHGFDEWFGSPNCHFGPYDNKARPNIPVYRDWEMVGRYYEEFPINLRTGEANLTEIYVQEALDFIKGQQAARRPFFLYWAVDATHAPVYASRPFLGSSQRGRYGDAVREIDAGIGRVLRLLQDLGVAENTFVFFTSDNGAALISAPKQELDLTTAAPGHLPGEPSPGVVNLNLRPDSGWSFISTTVSVPQNSSSPTSDGPGREPGGQTCPEGGSNGPFLCGKQTTFEGGMREPAIAWWPGRIPAGQVSHQLGSIMDLFTTSLSVAGLEPPSDRAIDGLDLLPAMLQGRLMDRPIFYYRGNTLMAVTLGQYKAHFWTWTNSWEEFRQGVDFCPGQNISGVTTHTQEEHTKLPLIFHLGRDPGERYPLSVASTEYLDALHRITSVVQQHQETLVPGQPQLNVCNQAVMAAAQHSRSGPLRARPSPLRPVRAPAPSHRAAAQSRPAREGRKNARGCGGETGGPRPRAWPCPPSCAGAEPPSPPGPAPHADARLPSAEPAPRVRDTCGATMADPELQLVARRIRSFPDFPIPGVLFRLSWKSRETPWNLDRRWWLWMICWPLVGPCAQPVNCSASCRPRC; encoded by the exons ATGGCGGCGGTTGCTGCGGCGACGAGGTGGCAGCTGCTGCTGGTGCTGAGCGCCGCGGGGCTGGGGGTCACGCTTGCCCCGCAGCCGCCCAACATCCTGCTCCTGCTCATGGACGAT ATGGGGTGGGGCGACCTGGGGGTGTATGGAGAGCCTTCCCGAGAGACCCCGAATTTGGATCAGATGGCAGCGGAAGGGATGCTCTTCCCGAACTTCTACGCAGCCAACCCCCTGTGCTCGCCAT CCAGGGCGGCTCTGCTCACCGGACGCCTGCCCATCCGCACCGGCTTCTACACCAGCAACGGGCACGCCAGGAATG CCTACACGCCGCAGGAGGTGGTGGGTGGCATCCCCGACTCGGAGCACCTGCTGCCGGAGCTGCTGAGGACGGCCGGCTACGCCAGCAAGATTGTGGGCAAATG GCACCTGGGCCATAGGCCTCAGTTCCACCCCCTGAAGCATGGATTTGACGAGTGGTTCGGGTCCCCCAACTGTCACTTTGGTCCTTACGACAACAAGGCCCGGCCCAACATCCCCGTGTACCGGGACTGGGAGATGGTCGGCAG ATATTACGAAGAATTCCCAATTAACCTGAGGACTGGGGAAGCCAACCTTACGGAGATCTACGTCCAG GAGGCGCTGGATTTCATCAAGGGGCAGCAGGCCGCTCGCCGCCCCTTCTTTCTCTACTGGGCCGTCGACGCCACACACGCACCTGTTTACGCCTCCAGGCCcttcctgggctccagccagCGTGGGCG gtACGGGGATGCGGTCCGGGAGATTGACGCCGGCATCGGGAGGGTCCTGCGCCTCCTGCAGGACCTGGGGGTCGCGGAGAACACGTTTGTCTTCTTCACATCTGACAACGGCGCAGCTCTCATCTCCGCACCCAAACAAG AGCTCGACCTTACAACCGCAGCTCCAGGGCATTTGCCTGGCGAGCCATCCCCAGGTGTTGTGAACTTGAACTTGAGGCCTGACTCAGGCTGGTCCTTCATCTCCACGACAGTCTCGGTGCCTCAGAATTCCAGCAGCCCCACCTCTGATGGGCCGGGCAGGGAGCCAGGTGGACAAACATGTCCCGAGG GTGGCAGCAATGGGCCCTTCCTGTGTGGGAAGCAGACCACGTTTGAAGGCGGAATGAGGGAGCCTGCGATCGCGTGGTGGCCTGGCCGCATCCCTGCTGGCCAG GTGAGCCACCAGCTGGGCAGCATCATGGACCTCTTCACCACCAGCCTGTCTGTCGCAGGCCTGGAGCCACCCAGTGACAGGGCCATCGACGGCCTGGACCTCCTCCCGGCCATGCTGCAGGGCCGGCTGATGGACAG GCCGATATTCTATTACCGCGGCAACACGTTGATGGCGGTCACCCTCGGCCAGTACAAGGCCCACTTCTGGACCTGGACCAACTCCTGGGAGGAGTTCAGACAG GGCGTTGATTTCTGCCCCGGACAGAACATCTCAGGGGTCACCACCCACACACAGGAAGAGCACACGAAGCTGCCCCTGATCTTCCATCTGGGACGAGACCCAGGGGAGAGGTACCCCCTCAG CGTTGCCAGCACCGAGTACCTGGACGCCCTTCATAGAATCACCTCCGTCGTCCAGCAGCACCAGGAGACCTTGGTCCCCGGACAGCCCCAGCTCAACGTGTGCAACCAGGCGGTCATG GCCGCTGCACAGCACTCCCGCTCGGGACCGCTCCGAGCCCGGCCGAGCCCCCTGCGCCCCGTGCGCGCGCCGGCGCCCTCGCACCGCGCTGCAGCTCAGTCAAGACCCGCccgggagggaaggaagaacgCGCGAGGCTGCGGCGGG GAGACGGGtgggccccgcccccgggcctggccctgcccaccctcctgcGCAGGCGCGGAGCCTCCGAgtccgcccggccccgccccccacGCAGACGCCCGGCTGCCGAGCGCAGAGCCCGCCCCTCGTGTCCGAGACACGTGCGGAGCCACGATGGCTGACCCCGAGCTGCAGCTGGTGGCGCGGCGCATCCGCAGCTTCCCCGACTTCCCCATCCCGGGCGTGCTGTTCAG GCTGAGCTGGAAATCCAGAGAGACGCCCTGGAACCTGGACAGAAGGTGGTGGTTGTGGATGATCTGCTGGCCACTGGTG GGACCATGCGCGCAGCCTGTGAACTGCTCGGCCAGCTGCAGGCCGAGGTGCTAG
- the LOC102509603 gene encoding N-acetylgalactosamine-6-sulfatase isoform X8 codes for MAAVAAATRWQLLLVLSAAGLGVTLAPQPPNILLLLMDDMGWGDLGVYGEPSRETPNLDQMAAEGMLFPNFYAANPLCSPSRAALLTGRLPIRTGFYTSNGHARNAYTPQEVVGGIPDSEHLLPELLRTAGYASKIVGKWHLGHRPQFHPLKHGFDEWFGSPNCHFGPYDNKARPNIPVYRDWEMVGRYYEEFPINLRTGEANLTEIYVQEALDFIKGQQAARRPFFLYWAVDATHAPVYASRPFLGSSQRGRYGDAVREIDAGIGRVLRLLQDLGVAENTFVFFTSDNGAALISAPKQELDLTTAAPGHLPGEPSPGVVNLNLRPDSGWSFISTTVSVPQNSSSPTSDGPGREPGGQTCPEGGSNGPFLCGKQTTFEGGMREPAIAWWPGRIPAGQVSHQLGSIMDLFTTSLSVAGLEPPSDRAIDGLDLLPAMLQGRLMDRPIFYYRGNTLMAVTLGQYKAHFWTWTNSWEEFRQGVDFCPGQNISGVTTHTQEEHTKLPLIFHLGRDPGERYPLSVASTEYLDALHRITSVVQQHQETLVPGQPQLNVCNQAVMAAAQHSRSGPLRARPSPLRPVRAPAPSHRAAAQSRPAREGRKNARGCGGETGGPRPRAWPCPPSCAGAEPPSPPGPAPHADARLPSAEPAPRVRDTCGATMADPELQLVARRIRSFPDFPIPGVLFRLSWKSRETPWNLDRRWWLWMICWPLVPHPVSPARDHARSL; via the exons ATGGCGGCGGTTGCTGCGGCGACGAGGTGGCAGCTGCTGCTGGTGCTGAGCGCCGCGGGGCTGGGGGTCACGCTTGCCCCGCAGCCGCCCAACATCCTGCTCCTGCTCATGGACGAT ATGGGGTGGGGCGACCTGGGGGTGTATGGAGAGCCTTCCCGAGAGACCCCGAATTTGGATCAGATGGCAGCGGAAGGGATGCTCTTCCCGAACTTCTACGCAGCCAACCCCCTGTGCTCGCCAT CCAGGGCGGCTCTGCTCACCGGACGCCTGCCCATCCGCACCGGCTTCTACACCAGCAACGGGCACGCCAGGAATG CCTACACGCCGCAGGAGGTGGTGGGTGGCATCCCCGACTCGGAGCACCTGCTGCCGGAGCTGCTGAGGACGGCCGGCTACGCCAGCAAGATTGTGGGCAAATG GCACCTGGGCCATAGGCCTCAGTTCCACCCCCTGAAGCATGGATTTGACGAGTGGTTCGGGTCCCCCAACTGTCACTTTGGTCCTTACGACAACAAGGCCCGGCCCAACATCCCCGTGTACCGGGACTGGGAGATGGTCGGCAG ATATTACGAAGAATTCCCAATTAACCTGAGGACTGGGGAAGCCAACCTTACGGAGATCTACGTCCAG GAGGCGCTGGATTTCATCAAGGGGCAGCAGGCCGCTCGCCGCCCCTTCTTTCTCTACTGGGCCGTCGACGCCACACACGCACCTGTTTACGCCTCCAGGCCcttcctgggctccagccagCGTGGGCG gtACGGGGATGCGGTCCGGGAGATTGACGCCGGCATCGGGAGGGTCCTGCGCCTCCTGCAGGACCTGGGGGTCGCGGAGAACACGTTTGTCTTCTTCACATCTGACAACGGCGCAGCTCTCATCTCCGCACCCAAACAAG AGCTCGACCTTACAACCGCAGCTCCAGGGCATTTGCCTGGCGAGCCATCCCCAGGTGTTGTGAACTTGAACTTGAGGCCTGACTCAGGCTGGTCCTTCATCTCCACGACAGTCTCGGTGCCTCAGAATTCCAGCAGCCCCACCTCTGATGGGCCGGGCAGGGAGCCAGGTGGACAAACATGTCCCGAGG GTGGCAGCAATGGGCCCTTCCTGTGTGGGAAGCAGACCACGTTTGAAGGCGGAATGAGGGAGCCTGCGATCGCGTGGTGGCCTGGCCGCATCCCTGCTGGCCAG GTGAGCCACCAGCTGGGCAGCATCATGGACCTCTTCACCACCAGCCTGTCTGTCGCAGGCCTGGAGCCACCCAGTGACAGGGCCATCGACGGCCTGGACCTCCTCCCGGCCATGCTGCAGGGCCGGCTGATGGACAG GCCGATATTCTATTACCGCGGCAACACGTTGATGGCGGTCACCCTCGGCCAGTACAAGGCCCACTTCTGGACCTGGACCAACTCCTGGGAGGAGTTCAGACAG GGCGTTGATTTCTGCCCCGGACAGAACATCTCAGGGGTCACCACCCACACACAGGAAGAGCACACGAAGCTGCCCCTGATCTTCCATCTGGGACGAGACCCAGGGGAGAGGTACCCCCTCAG CGTTGCCAGCACCGAGTACCTGGACGCCCTTCATAGAATCACCTCCGTCGTCCAGCAGCACCAGGAGACCTTGGTCCCCGGACAGCCCCAGCTCAACGTGTGCAACCAGGCGGTCATG GCCGCTGCACAGCACTCCCGCTCGGGACCGCTCCGAGCCCGGCCGAGCCCCCTGCGCCCCGTGCGCGCGCCGGCGCCCTCGCACCGCGCTGCAGCTCAGTCAAGACCCGCccgggagggaaggaagaacgCGCGAGGCTGCGGCGGG GAGACGGGtgggccccgcccccgggcctggccctgcccaccctcctgcGCAGGCGCGGAGCCTCCGAgtccgcccggccccgccccccacGCAGACGCCCGGCTGCCGAGCGCAGAGCCCGCCCCTCGTGTCCGAGACACGTGCGGAGCCACGATGGCTGACCCCGAGCTGCAGCTGGTGGCGCGGCGCATCCGCAGCTTCCCCGACTTCCCCATCCCGGGCGTGCTGTTCAG GCTGAGCTGGAAATCCAGAGAGACGCCCTGGAACCTGGACAGAAGGTGGTGGTTGTGGATGATCTGCTGGCCACTGGTG cctcacCCTGTCTCCCCTGCCAGGGACCATGCGCGCAGCCTGTGA